Proteins encoded by one window of Cloeon dipterum chromosome 4, ieCloDipt1.1, whole genome shotgun sequence:
- the RpL4 gene encoding large ribosomal subunit protein uL4 yields the protein MASALARPLITVYSEKNEKTGTSVHLPVVFKAPIRPDVVSFVHHQMSKNRRQPYAVNKDAGHQTSAESWGTGRAVARIPRVRGGGTHRSGQGAFGNMCRGGRMFAPTKTWRRWHRRINVNQRRFALVSSIAASGVPALVMSKGHMVHDIPELPLVVSDKVQSFNKTKQAVIFLRRIKAWTDVQKVYRSRRLRAGKGKMRNRRRVQRRGPLIIYGEDQGLKLAFRNIPGVDVCSVKKLSLLKLAPGGHVGRFIIWTESAFRALDAIYGTWSSPSSEKKDYNLPTPKMTNTDLSRLLKAEEIRKVLRTPNKRPVRAVRKLNPLRNVRAMLKLNPYAAVLKRKAILTIQKKHLDKQEFLAKKTGVPLQKTKQQVRYEQLIQKRKEAIQKSKAAKPKTAKKAKKAPAAK from the exons ATGGCTTCAGCACTTGCGCGCCCGTTGATAACCGTCTATTCGGAGAAGAATGAAAAGACCGGCACAAGTGTGCACCTGCCTGTAGTGTTCAAGGCACCCATCAGACCTGATGTGGTCAGCTTTGTGCACCATCAGATGTCCAAGAACCGTCGCCAGCCGTACGCTGTCAACAAGGACGCCGGCCACCAGACCAGTGCCGAGTCGTGGGGCACTGGCAGGGCTGTCGCCCGTATTCCCAGGGTCAGGGGAGGTGGTACTCACCGCTCTGGCCAGGGTGCGTTCGGCAACATGTGTCGCGGAGGTCGCATGTTCGCTCCCACCAAGACCTGGAGGCGTTGGCACCGCAG gaTTAATGTGAACCAGCGTCGTTTCGCGCTTGTGTCCTCGATTGCTGCCAGTGGCGTGCCCGCCCTGGTCATGTCCAAGGGACACATGGTTCACGACATCCCTGAGCTGCCGTTGGTTGTGTCCGACAAGGTTCAGAGCTTCAACAAGACCAAGCAGGCCGTCATCTTCCTGCGCCGCATCAAGGCCTGGACCGATGTCCAGAAGGTGTACCGCAGCAGGAGACTGCGCGCCGGAAAGGGAAAGATGAGGAACAGGCGTCGTGTGCAGCGTCGCGGACCCCTCATCATCTACGGTGAGGACCAGGGTCTTAAGCTGGCCTTCAGGAACATTCCTGGCGTTGATGTCTGCTCCGTGAAGAAATTGAGTCTTCTCAAGCTGGCACCTG GTGGTCATGTGGGCAGATTTATCATCTGGACAGAGAGTGCATTCAGAGCGCTTGATGCCATTTATGGCACCTGGTCTTCTCCTTCCAGCGAAAAGAAGGACTACAACCTGCCCACTCCTAAGATGACCAACACTGACCTGTCAAGGTTGCTTAAGGCCGAAGAAATCCGCAAG GTGTTGAGGACTCCTAACAAGCGGCCAGTGCGTGCTGTTAGGAAGCTGAACCCTCTGCGCAACGTGCGGGCTATGCTCAAATTGAACCCATATGCCGCCGTTCTCAAGAGGAAAGCCATTCTAACCATTCAGAAGAAGCATTTGGACAAGCAGGAGTTCTTGGCCAAGAAAACTGGCGTGCCTCTGCAGAAGACCAAGCAGCAGGTTCGCTATGAACAACTCATTCAGAAGAGGAAAGAAGCTATCCAGAAGTCCAAGGCCGCTAAGCCCAAGACAGCCAAGAAGGCAAAGAAGGCGCCTGCGGCCAAGTAA
- the l(3)72Dn gene encoding U3 small nucleolar RNA-associated protein 4 homolog isoform X1 — MTEEMDCEDNSEIETADTFIKVDDAGPETFKSDPENIILVPNALDPETMVLHHLAFDAESKTLAVFKYARKVRSEEGSKSSIKGPVGKIEIWGTSPLYRLKQSIFLPGEFSSNEGLAWYKGRLFSCGIHGHLVEYDIEAEKIKKWTPVPGGIKWCLAIDQATGRIAVGSEDGFVIIMQIYDYEIELEKILDRQEDRVLCISWSPDGKKLVTGSPNAVRIWDVKSGQAVDRITIGKVVAKDDTIVWCTAFLDDSTFATGDSKGRVCIWDAKMGVCSETHETKLQQVQCLATAKNKIYCAGVGKQIQVLLKGKEEFSNKWVVGATRTIHTHDVRALAAITDSELVSGGVDSYLVVSRAPPITVNVIPPYRSSDVQISSQKRLFMIRYISSTAVLHLPEDSFSANMLLRFNTSSPITTIGLSEDGNWCALSTVKNAKMFALNCFSSNAKASAELVLLPSNEYKSFKRIQFSQNPGNMAAVFTKNNKIRILALSYEFKAVTETHVVNLEQVLPTYCTINLMAFTDNRLIVSDFEGNVAFSSQKNDCSKSQDWTLLPKHTHEVTALTVNPENRNKVILIYADGQISEFAMEGFSYKILKAKEESNEESSRCAPGSSLTTVCCHNSSDGLFMSVDGGKLIGFNYFNMLLQKHGKGNALYPSVIETNFGKFLVNMAQFANGDICIVRASHERLLEKLPPMPAAKSYGTHLL; from the exons ATG ACGGAAGAAATGGACTGCGAAGACAACAGCGAGATTGAAACTGCAGACACTTTTATTAAAGTGGATGACGCGGGTCCAGAAACTTTCAAGAGCGACCCAGAAAACATTATTCTTGTGCCAAATGCTCTCGACCCAGAGACAATGGTTTTACATCATCTGGCATTTGATGCAGAAAGCAAAACCTTAGCCGTTTTCAAATACGCGAGAAA GGTTCGCAGTGAAGAAGGCTCGAAATCGTCAATCAAAGGGCCTGttgggaaaattgaaatttggggCACTTCCCCGCTTTACAGATTAaagcaatcaatttttcttcctgGAGAGTTCAGTTCAAATGAGGGCCTTGCGTGGTACAAAGGAAGATTGTTTTCATGTGGAATCCATGGCCACCTTGTAGAGTATGACAtagaagcagaaaaaattaaa aaatggaCTCCTGTGCCTGGAGGCATTAAGTGGTGTTTAGCAATTGATCAAGCAACTGGTCGAATTGCAGTAGGATCAGAAGATGGATTTGTCATCATAATGCAAATCTATGACTATGAAATCgagttggagaaaattctcGACCGGCAAGAAGACAGGGTTTTGTGCATTTCTTGGAGCCCTGATGGCAAGAAACTTGTCACCGGCTCACCAAACGCCGTTCGAATTTGGGACGTGAAATCAGGGCAAGCTGTGGACAGAATCACCATTGGCAAAGTGGTGGCCAAAGATGACACCATTGTTTGGTGCACGGCATTCTTGGACGACTCTACGTTCGCAACTGGAGACTCCAA AGGACGAGTCTGCATTTGGGATGCGAAAATGGGCGTTTGCAGTGAGACGCACGaaacaaaattgcagcaaGTGCAATGCCTGGCTACAGCAAAGAATAAAATCTATTGTGCTG GTGTTGGAAAGCAGATTCAAGTGCTACTGAAGGGAAAAGAGGAATTCAGCAACAAGTGGGTTGTCGGTGCCACAAGGACCATTCACACTCATGATGTCAGGGCACTCGCTGCCATCACGGACAGCGAGCTTGTCTCCGGTGGAGTTGACTCGTATTTAGTTGTGTCCAGGGCTCCTCCAATCACGGTCAATGTGATTCCACCTTACCGCAGCTCa GATGTGCAAATTTCATCTCAGAAGAGACTGTTCATGATCCGCTACATTAGTAGCACAGCTGTGCTGCACCTCCCAGAAGACAGCTTTTCTGCCAACATGCTTTTGCGGTTCAACACAAGTTCTCCTATCACAACCATTGGCTTGTCTGAAGATGGCAACTGGTGTGCGCTGAGCACTGTCAAAAACGCGAAGATGTTTGCTCTG AATTGCTTCTCATCCAATGCCAAAGCTAGTGCCGAGTTAGTGTTGCTTCCGTCTAATGAGTACAAATCGTTCAAGAGGATACAGTTTTCTCAAAACCCGGGCAACATGGCAGCAGTGTTTACGAAGAATAACAAAATTCGGATTCTGGCACTTTCCTATGAATTTAAAGCGGTGACTGAAACGCATGTGGTAAATTTGGAGCAAG tgctGCCGACATATTGCACTATAAATTTGATGGCCTTCACAGACAATCGACTGATTGTCTCAGACTTTGAGGGAAATGTGGCTTTTTCAAGCCAAAAGAATGACTGTTCaaag tcACAAGATTGGACTCTCCTTCCGAAGCATACCCACGAGGTGACAGCATTAACAGTTAACCCAGAGAATAGAAACAAAGTGATTCTGATCTACGCTGATGGACAG ATATCCGAGTTTGCAATGGAAGGCTTTTCGTATAAAATCCTTAAAGCAAAGGAAGAGAGCAACGAGGAGAGTTCGCGTTGCGCGCCTGGGAGCTCGCTGACAACTGTGTGCTGTCATAATTCAAGTGATGGCCTGTTCATGTCGGTGGATGGTGGAAAACTTATTGGCTTCAACTACTTCAACATGCTGCTCCAGAAACATGGAAAAGGGAACGCTCTTTATCCTTCAGTGATCGAGACAAATTTTGGCAAGTTCTTGGTCAATATGGCGCAATTTGCAAATGGGGACATTTGCATAGTGCGTGCATCTCACGAGAGGTTATTGGAGAAACTCCCTCCTATGCCAGCAGCAAAGTCGTACGGCACTCActtgttataa
- the l(3)72Dn gene encoding U3 small nucleolar RNA-associated protein 4 homolog isoform X2, whose protein sequence is MDCEDNSEIETADTFIKVDDAGPETFKSDPENIILVPNALDPETMVLHHLAFDAESKTLAVFKYARKVRSEEGSKSSIKGPVGKIEIWGTSPLYRLKQSIFLPGEFSSNEGLAWYKGRLFSCGIHGHLVEYDIEAEKIKKWTPVPGGIKWCLAIDQATGRIAVGSEDGFVIIMQIYDYEIELEKILDRQEDRVLCISWSPDGKKLVTGSPNAVRIWDVKSGQAVDRITIGKVVAKDDTIVWCTAFLDDSTFATGDSKGRVCIWDAKMGVCSETHETKLQQVQCLATAKNKIYCAGVGKQIQVLLKGKEEFSNKWVVGATRTIHTHDVRALAAITDSELVSGGVDSYLVVSRAPPITVNVIPPYRSSDVQISSQKRLFMIRYISSTAVLHLPEDSFSANMLLRFNTSSPITTIGLSEDGNWCALSTVKNAKMFALNCFSSNAKASAELVLLPSNEYKSFKRIQFSQNPGNMAAVFTKNNKIRILALSYEFKAVTETHVVNLEQVLPTYCTINLMAFTDNRLIVSDFEGNVAFSSQKNDCSKSQDWTLLPKHTHEVTALTVNPENRNKVILIYADGQISEFAMEGFSYKILKAKEESNEESSRCAPGSSLTTVCCHNSSDGLFMSVDGGKLIGFNYFNMLLQKHGKGNALYPSVIETNFGKFLVNMAQFANGDICIVRASHERLLEKLPPMPAAKSYGTHLL, encoded by the exons ATGGACTGCGAAGACAACAGCGAGATTGAAACTGCAGACACTTTTATTAAAGTGGATGACGCGGGTCCAGAAACTTTCAAGAGCGACCCAGAAAACATTATTCTTGTGCCAAATGCTCTCGACCCAGAGACAATGGTTTTACATCATCTGGCATTTGATGCAGAAAGCAAAACCTTAGCCGTTTTCAAATACGCGAGAAA GGTTCGCAGTGAAGAAGGCTCGAAATCGTCAATCAAAGGGCCTGttgggaaaattgaaatttggggCACTTCCCCGCTTTACAGATTAaagcaatcaatttttcttcctgGAGAGTTCAGTTCAAATGAGGGCCTTGCGTGGTACAAAGGAAGATTGTTTTCATGTGGAATCCATGGCCACCTTGTAGAGTATGACAtagaagcagaaaaaattaaa aaatggaCTCCTGTGCCTGGAGGCATTAAGTGGTGTTTAGCAATTGATCAAGCAACTGGTCGAATTGCAGTAGGATCAGAAGATGGATTTGTCATCATAATGCAAATCTATGACTATGAAATCgagttggagaaaattctcGACCGGCAAGAAGACAGGGTTTTGTGCATTTCTTGGAGCCCTGATGGCAAGAAACTTGTCACCGGCTCACCAAACGCCGTTCGAATTTGGGACGTGAAATCAGGGCAAGCTGTGGACAGAATCACCATTGGCAAAGTGGTGGCCAAAGATGACACCATTGTTTGGTGCACGGCATTCTTGGACGACTCTACGTTCGCAACTGGAGACTCCAA AGGACGAGTCTGCATTTGGGATGCGAAAATGGGCGTTTGCAGTGAGACGCACGaaacaaaattgcagcaaGTGCAATGCCTGGCTACAGCAAAGAATAAAATCTATTGTGCTG GTGTTGGAAAGCAGATTCAAGTGCTACTGAAGGGAAAAGAGGAATTCAGCAACAAGTGGGTTGTCGGTGCCACAAGGACCATTCACACTCATGATGTCAGGGCACTCGCTGCCATCACGGACAGCGAGCTTGTCTCCGGTGGAGTTGACTCGTATTTAGTTGTGTCCAGGGCTCCTCCAATCACGGTCAATGTGATTCCACCTTACCGCAGCTCa GATGTGCAAATTTCATCTCAGAAGAGACTGTTCATGATCCGCTACATTAGTAGCACAGCTGTGCTGCACCTCCCAGAAGACAGCTTTTCTGCCAACATGCTTTTGCGGTTCAACACAAGTTCTCCTATCACAACCATTGGCTTGTCTGAAGATGGCAACTGGTGTGCGCTGAGCACTGTCAAAAACGCGAAGATGTTTGCTCTG AATTGCTTCTCATCCAATGCCAAAGCTAGTGCCGAGTTAGTGTTGCTTCCGTCTAATGAGTACAAATCGTTCAAGAGGATACAGTTTTCTCAAAACCCGGGCAACATGGCAGCAGTGTTTACGAAGAATAACAAAATTCGGATTCTGGCACTTTCCTATGAATTTAAAGCGGTGACTGAAACGCATGTGGTAAATTTGGAGCAAG tgctGCCGACATATTGCACTATAAATTTGATGGCCTTCACAGACAATCGACTGATTGTCTCAGACTTTGAGGGAAATGTGGCTTTTTCAAGCCAAAAGAATGACTGTTCaaag tcACAAGATTGGACTCTCCTTCCGAAGCATACCCACGAGGTGACAGCATTAACAGTTAACCCAGAGAATAGAAACAAAGTGATTCTGATCTACGCTGATGGACAG ATATCCGAGTTTGCAATGGAAGGCTTTTCGTATAAAATCCTTAAAGCAAAGGAAGAGAGCAACGAGGAGAGTTCGCGTTGCGCGCCTGGGAGCTCGCTGACAACTGTGTGCTGTCATAATTCAAGTGATGGCCTGTTCATGTCGGTGGATGGTGGAAAACTTATTGGCTTCAACTACTTCAACATGCTGCTCCAGAAACATGGAAAAGGGAACGCTCTTTATCCTTCAGTGATCGAGACAAATTTTGGCAAGTTCTTGGTCAATATGGCGCAATTTGCAAATGGGGACATTTGCATAGTGCGTGCATCTCACGAGAGGTTATTGGAGAAACTCCCTCCTATGCCAGCAGCAAAGTCGTACGGCACTCActtgttataa
- the LOC135941882 gene encoding MKRN2 opposite strand protein produces MNRDPGLICFNHCKSDIFVFSVPKGCPECNADLTTNTDITPFSIPFPFTRASQYPCSLVLRPTNGDFLRSYSNNADLHIGVTNSRGNIFSYDEHGLKEEPAKDWDECLSIQCNTTSSDFFEISWDSALNTCLQSENWVPERYNEDSYNCYTFVLSFLTSLPMCHLNQFTCDRETFCEKVLIPVTLPAGKYISLYRRVSQNSYFVKEKS; encoded by the exons atgaacagaGATCCAGGATTAATTTGCTTCAATCATTGCaaatctgatatttttgttttctctgtGCCAAAAGGTTGCCCAGAGTGCAATGCAGATTTAACAACCAACACTGACATCACACCTTTTAg CATACCGTTTCCTTTCACACGAGCCTCGCAATATCCTTGCAGTTTAGTCTTGCGGCCTACAAATGGCGATTTCTTGAG ATCATATTCTAACAACGCGGACTTGCACATAGGTGTCACAAACTCTagaggaaatatattttcctatGACGAGCACGGATTGAAAGAAGAACCAGCCAAAGATTGGGATGAGTGTTTAAGCATTCAATGCAACACAACTTCCTCTGATTTCTTTGAAATCTCATGGGACAGTGCACTAAATACGTGTCTGCAAAGTGAAAACTGGGTTCCAGAAAG gTACAACGAGGACAGTTACAACTGCTACACATTTGTTTTGAGCTTTCTCACCAGCCTTCCTATGTGCCACCTGAACCAATTCACTTGTGATAGGGAAACTTTCTGTGAGAAAGTCCTGATACCCGTGACACTGCCTGCAGGAAAGTATATTTCTTTATATAGGAGGGTCTCCCAAAACAGCTATTTtgtgaaagaaaaaagttga
- the Stam gene encoding signal transducing adapter molecule 1 isoform X2, whose amino-acid sequence MGIFSTASSFDADVEKATDEKNTTEKWAEIMDICDRVVTTQNGAKECLRSIMKRVIHPDPHVALQALTLLDACVNNCGKPFHLEVSSRDFESEVRRLVSRGGRTPLQEKLKSMLKSWAESPDFTKDPQLSLIPSLYKKLKEEGVDFTPSHQPVEPIKLSKDPNVVQSKQEEDDIAKAIELSLKESTKKSGSGSSSIGGAISSSSLYPSMNNFSLKASSPPPQETKVRALYDFEAAEDNELSFKAGDIVFVTDNTDPNWWKGHSSKGEGLFPANFVTTDLSEPKRSVQFNEAVEVKTLTYEEEEEEDTSVPEVDESKIDRLLSIIHDIDPTDEAASGVDPSLEKQVNAMGPLIDVELEKIDRRHASLTQLATELTDALNMYHSLMRENVKPDWNPYMQPPQAYGQQFPQPMPPPPAGMPAMYPGPMPGGGPPPQGPPEGYAWAPPPMGVPYGHLPADYGATQYPQGPAMPQNTPSSTMM is encoded by the exons ATGGGAATCTTTTCGACAGCGTCTTCCTTCGACGCTGACGTTG AGAAAGCCACCGACGAGAAAAATACCACGGAGAAATGGGCCGAAATCATGGACATTTGCGACAGAGTGGTTACAACCCAAAACGGGGCAAAGGAATGCCTCCGCTCAATCATGAAAAGGGTTATCCATCCTGATCCCCATGTCGCCCTGCAGGCTCTTACc TTGTTGGATGCCTGTGTAAACAACTGCGGCAAACCATTTCATTTGGAAGTCTCATCTAGGGATTTTGAGTCTGAAGTTAGGCGCCTTGTCTCCAGAGGCGGGCGGACACCAttgcaggaaaaattgaagtCAATGTTGAAATCATGGGCTGAGTCACCAGATTTCACGAAAGACCCTCAGTTAAGCCTCATCCCTTCACTCTACAAAAAGCTGAAAGAGGAAGGCGTGGACTTCACTCCGTCACATCAGCCTGTGGAACCCATCAAGCTCTCAAAGGACCCGAATGTTGTTCAGAGCAAACAGGAAGAGGATGACATTGCTAAAG CCATTGAGTTGTCCTTGAAAGAGTCTACCAAGAAGTCAGGCAGTGGAAGCAGCAGCATCGGCGGTGCTATCAGCAGTTCCTCCCTTTACCCATCGATGAACAACTTTTCTTTGAAAGCTTCTTCACCACCACCGCAGGAAACCAAAGTCCGAGCGCTCTACGACTTCGAAGCAGCAGAGGACAATGAACTCAGTTTTAAAGCTGGTGATATAG tttttgtgACTGACAATACGGATCCCAATTGGTGGAAAGGTCACTCTTCTAAGGGAGAAGGCCTCTTTCCTGCTAATTTTGTCACCACAGACTTGTCAGAACCGAAGAGAAGCGTCCAATTCAATGAAGCTGTAGAGGTAAAAACACTAACTTACgaagaggaagaggaggaggacaCTTCTGTCCCAGAAGTAGACGAAAGTAAAATTGATAG GCTGTTATCGATCATCCATGATATTGATCCCACTGACGAAGCTGCTTCTGGCGTGGATCCTTCCTTGGAGAAGCAAGTGAATGCCATGGGACCACTCATAGATGTTGAGCTTGAGAAAATTGACCGGCGGCACGCAAGTCTCACTCAGCTGGCTACTGAACTGACTGATGCACTTAACATGTATCATTCGCTAATGAGAGAAAACGTGAAACCAGATTGGAACCCTTACATGCAACCTCCACAG GCATACGGTCAGCAGTTTCCTCAGCCAATGCCTCCCCCTCCTGCAGGCATGCCTGCCATGTACCCAGGGCCCATGCCAGGGGGCGGACCACCGCCTCAGGGACCCCCCGAGGGCTACGCATGGGCACCTCCACCAATGGGAGTTCCTTACGGACATCTGCCTGCAGATTACGGGGCCACTCAGTACCCTCAGGGTCCAGCGATGCCACAGAACACTCCCTCGTCAACAATgatgtga
- the Stam gene encoding signal transducing adapter molecule 1 isoform X1 has protein sequence MGIFSTASSFDADVESCFPLEKATDEKNTTEKWAEIMDICDRVVTTQNGAKECLRSIMKRVIHPDPHVALQALTLLDACVNNCGKPFHLEVSSRDFESEVRRLVSRGGRTPLQEKLKSMLKSWAESPDFTKDPQLSLIPSLYKKLKEEGVDFTPSHQPVEPIKLSKDPNVVQSKQEEDDIAKAIELSLKESTKKSGSGSSSIGGAISSSSLYPSMNNFSLKASSPPPQETKVRALYDFEAAEDNELSFKAGDIVFVTDNTDPNWWKGHSSKGEGLFPANFVTTDLSEPKRSVQFNEAVEVKTLTYEEEEEEDTSVPEVDESKIDRLLSIIHDIDPTDEAASGVDPSLEKQVNAMGPLIDVELEKIDRRHASLTQLATELTDALNMYHSLMRENVKPDWNPYMQPPQAYGQQFPQPMPPPPAGMPAMYPGPMPGGGPPPQGPPEGYAWAPPPMGVPYGHLPADYGATQYPQGPAMPQNTPSSTMM, from the exons ATGGGAATCTTTTCGACAGCGTCTTCCTTCGACGCTGACGTTG AATCCTGTTTTCCTTTAGAGAAAGCCACCGACGAGAAAAATACCACGGAGAAATGGGCCGAAATCATGGACATTTGCGACAGAGTGGTTACAACCCAAAACGGGGCAAAGGAATGCCTCCGCTCAATCATGAAAAGGGTTATCCATCCTGATCCCCATGTCGCCCTGCAGGCTCTTACc TTGTTGGATGCCTGTGTAAACAACTGCGGCAAACCATTTCATTTGGAAGTCTCATCTAGGGATTTTGAGTCTGAAGTTAGGCGCCTTGTCTCCAGAGGCGGGCGGACACCAttgcaggaaaaattgaagtCAATGTTGAAATCATGGGCTGAGTCACCAGATTTCACGAAAGACCCTCAGTTAAGCCTCATCCCTTCACTCTACAAAAAGCTGAAAGAGGAAGGCGTGGACTTCACTCCGTCACATCAGCCTGTGGAACCCATCAAGCTCTCAAAGGACCCGAATGTTGTTCAGAGCAAACAGGAAGAGGATGACATTGCTAAAG CCATTGAGTTGTCCTTGAAAGAGTCTACCAAGAAGTCAGGCAGTGGAAGCAGCAGCATCGGCGGTGCTATCAGCAGTTCCTCCCTTTACCCATCGATGAACAACTTTTCTTTGAAAGCTTCTTCACCACCACCGCAGGAAACCAAAGTCCGAGCGCTCTACGACTTCGAAGCAGCAGAGGACAATGAACTCAGTTTTAAAGCTGGTGATATAG tttttgtgACTGACAATACGGATCCCAATTGGTGGAAAGGTCACTCTTCTAAGGGAGAAGGCCTCTTTCCTGCTAATTTTGTCACCACAGACTTGTCAGAACCGAAGAGAAGCGTCCAATTCAATGAAGCTGTAGAGGTAAAAACACTAACTTACgaagaggaagaggaggaggacaCTTCTGTCCCAGAAGTAGACGAAAGTAAAATTGATAG GCTGTTATCGATCATCCATGATATTGATCCCACTGACGAAGCTGCTTCTGGCGTGGATCCTTCCTTGGAGAAGCAAGTGAATGCCATGGGACCACTCATAGATGTTGAGCTTGAGAAAATTGACCGGCGGCACGCAAGTCTCACTCAGCTGGCTACTGAACTGACTGATGCACTTAACATGTATCATTCGCTAATGAGAGAAAACGTGAAACCAGATTGGAACCCTTACATGCAACCTCCACAG GCATACGGTCAGCAGTTTCCTCAGCCAATGCCTCCCCCTCCTGCAGGCATGCCTGCCATGTACCCAGGGCCCATGCCAGGGGGCGGACCACCGCCTCAGGGACCCCCCGAGGGCTACGCATGGGCACCTCCACCAATGGGAGTTCCTTACGGACATCTGCCTGCAGATTACGGGGCCACTCAGTACCCTCAGGGTCCAGCGATGCCACAGAACACTCCCTCGTCAACAATgatgtga